The proteins below come from a single uncultured Dethiosulfovibrio sp. genomic window:
- a CDS encoding MFS transporter, with the protein MSQSRSIYRSLFADPAFPLFIVLAGSFFLTVFFRISASVILPLEGERLGMSASLVGFISSVHFYAYALMQPVSGILHDRYGPVRVVTCGLLLTAVSCLLLTVVRTPLSLGVWRLVSGFGVSPMYSATLVFMAFAFPAERYCFYAGINFALSSLGAIVSVAPLGFALDTFGLPATFAILSAISLMMALFLGRRSKFDPMRKPGKQEKTLSSILPGIGRAILFIFRNRRMRSLMILWAVSSASLLTFQGLWGVAWFSVAFQVSQGSARFWSSLISAGMMLGPLMAGGVILSPDKLPRLIGFMSSLNSLCWFILLGSTVSGLPVWAGGAAALLLGAVTGVRGVFALAGVTALAPTEERGVVFGAMNMMAVLSAVIFQWGTGIVIDRFPATQPGVYTTEGYFTAFLLVSSATAVSLLALRSLGRDPLKGE; encoded by the coding sequence GTGAGCCAGTCTCGTTCGATATATAGATCCCTTTTTGCCGATCCCGCTTTTCCTCTTTTTATCGTTCTGGCTGGGTCTTTCTTCCTGACGGTGTTTTTCAGGATCTCCGCATCGGTTATCCTGCCCCTTGAGGGGGAGCGGTTAGGGATGAGTGCGTCGCTGGTGGGGTTCATCTCCAGCGTCCATTTTTACGCCTACGCCCTGATGCAGCCGGTGTCGGGGATTCTCCACGACAGATACGGCCCTGTCAGGGTGGTGACCTGCGGGCTGTTGTTGACCGCCGTCTCCTGCCTTCTCCTGACAGTGGTCCGAACACCTCTTTCCCTAGGTGTGTGGCGACTGGTCTCGGGGTTCGGCGTGTCCCCTATGTACTCGGCGACCCTGGTATTTATGGCCTTCGCCTTCCCTGCGGAGCGTTACTGCTTCTACGCAGGGATAAACTTCGCATTGTCCAGCCTTGGAGCCATAGTATCGGTGGCCCCTCTTGGATTTGCCCTAGACACCTTCGGCCTTCCCGCTACTTTCGCCATCCTGTCGGCGATTAGCCTTATGATGGCCCTCTTTCTCGGACGAAGGTCCAAGTTCGACCCTATGAGGAAACCGGGAAAACAGGAGAAGACCCTCTCGTCCATACTGCCGGGGATAGGGAGAGCAATACTCTTTATATTCCGAAACCGTCGTATGAGGTCACTGATGATACTGTGGGCGGTCTCCTCGGCCTCTTTATTGACCTTTCAGGGACTGTGGGGGGTCGCATGGTTCAGCGTGGCGTTCCAGGTATCCCAGGGATCCGCCCGGTTTTGGAGCTCCCTTATCAGTGCCGGTATGATGCTAGGACCTCTTATGGCAGGAGGGGTAATACTGTCCCCGGACAAACTTCCCAGGCTTATCGGGTTTATGAGCTCTCTCAACTCCCTCTGCTGGTTTATACTGCTCGGCTCCACCGTATCGGGGTTGCCGGTATGGGCAGGAGGAGCGGCAGCCTTACTGCTCGGAGCGGTAACAGGGGTGCGAGGGGTCTTCGCCCTCGCGGGGGTCACCGCCCTCGCCCCGACGGAGGAAAGAGGGGTCGTATTCGGGGCCATGAACATGATGGCCGTCCTGTCGGCGGTGATCTTTCAGTGGGGAACGGGAATCGTCATCGACCGTTTCCCGGCGACACAGCCCGGTGTCTACACCACCGAAGGTTATTTTACGGCGTTTTTACTCGTATCATCCGCAACTGCCGTAAGCCTGCTCGCGTTACGATCCCTTGGGAGGGATCCTTTGAAAGGGGAATAG
- a CDS encoding SDR family NAD(P)-dependent oxidoreductase produces MDLSGKKILISGGSSGIGAATASELASLGAECLLLARDGEKLAKVVDSLSGDGHRSYPFDLADLKGISGLLKSVVSENGPLYGLVHCAGIDKTQPFRSTTLEDLDSIMDLNFKSFWCLTQEFVKKKAHSSDDSRVISIGSVAGISGTAGKTAYSASKGALISLTKSLAIEYAPKNIRFNCICPGYVQTPMLERAKKLYPDQDSFMENIVIKHPLGLGYPEDVARAVSFLLSDGGRWSTGSIMVIDGGYLMQ; encoded by the coding sequence ATGGATCTTTCGGGCAAAAAAATACTGATATCCGGAGGTTCTTCAGGCATAGGTGCCGCCACTGCCTCTGAGCTTGCCTCTTTAGGAGCAGAATGCCTTTTGCTGGCTAGGGACGGAGAAAAGCTCGCCAAAGTGGTGGATTCCCTGTCTGGAGACGGGCACAGATCCTACCCATTTGACCTAGCAGACCTGAAGGGTATCTCAGGTCTGCTAAAGTCTGTGGTCTCGGAAAACGGCCCTCTTTACGGCCTAGTCCACTGTGCTGGTATCGACAAAACCCAGCCCTTCAGATCCACGACACTGGAGGATCTGGACTCTATTATGGACCTTAACTTTAAGTCTTTCTGGTGTCTTACACAAGAATTTGTCAAGAAAAAGGCTCACAGTTCAGACGATTCCAGGGTCATATCCATAGGGTCGGTTGCCGGTATATCGGGAACAGCGGGAAAAACGGCTTACAGTGCCTCTAAAGGAGCTCTTATCTCCCTCACCAAGAGTTTAGCTATAGAATACGCTCCTAAAAACATCCGGTTCAACTGCATCTGTCCCGGATACGTCCAAACTCCTATGCTGGAGAGGGCAAAAAAACTCTATCCAGATCAAGACTCTTTTATGGAAAACATAGTCATAAAGCACCCTCTGGGGCTAGGCTATCCCGAAGACGTTGCAAGGGCTGTTTCTTTCCTTCTTAGCGATGGAGGAAGATGGTCCACCGGTTCTATTATGGTTATAGATGGTGGTTATTTGATGCAATAA
- a CDS encoding DMT family transporter, with amino-acid sequence MFRGSMMLILAGVFWGASGTLQAFGPEGISPLVLGAIRITVGGLCLTAFVLYREGTKAFSGRWPWRDVLMASAGMALYQQFFFASILRTGVAVGTMVAIGSSPVMGGLLGRLFLGERLTARWMGATSAAITGCVLLSLGGSLTVDLVGIALALCAGVAFGFLGMGMKKAQEGRSSLAAIALCMTLGAVMASPAFLLGDTGWIFTSRGISIALVLGAVSTAIPYGLYSTALKVVPVSTACTLTLAEPLTAAIFGISLLGERLSIPALAGIGFILFGLLLLSMPVRRSFIPNDRIS; translated from the coding sequence ATGTTTCGTGGTTCGATGATGCTCATACTGGCGGGGGTGTTCTGGGGTGCCTCCGGAACCTTGCAGGCTTTCGGGCCGGAGGGAATCTCCCCTCTGGTCTTAGGGGCGATCAGGATAACCGTAGGGGGGCTGTGCCTAACGGCCTTCGTGCTGTACAGGGAGGGAACAAAGGCCTTCTCCGGGCGTTGGCCCTGGAGGGACGTCCTTATGGCCTCGGCGGGAATGGCCCTTTATCAGCAGTTTTTCTTCGCCTCCATCCTCAGGACCGGCGTCGCCGTCGGGACCATGGTCGCCATAGGGAGCTCCCCCGTCATGGGAGGACTGCTGGGAAGGCTGTTTCTAGGCGAGAGGCTGACCGCTCGATGGATGGGAGCCACCTCCGCCGCCATCACCGGATGCGTCCTGCTGTCCCTCGGGGGAAGCCTGACGGTGGATCTCGTAGGTATCGCCCTTGCCCTCTGTGCCGGGGTAGCCTTCGGTTTTCTCGGCATGGGGATGAAGAAGGCCCAGGAGGGACGATCCTCCCTGGCGGCTATAGCCCTCTGCATGACCTTAGGGGCGGTAATGGCATCTCCTGCCTTTTTGTTAGGGGACACAGGATGGATATTCACCTCCAGAGGGATCTCCATTGCTCTGGTCTTAGGTGCGGTCAGCACCGCAATTCCCTACGGACTGTACTCCACCGCTTTGAAGGTCGTGCCCGTATCCACTGCCTGCACCCTCACATTGGCGGAGCCTCTGACCGCCGCTATCTTCGGGATATCCCTTTTAGGGGAAAGGCTCTCGATTCCCGCTCTGGCAGGGATAGGTTTTATACTTTTTGGCCTGCTACTACTGTCTATGCCTGTTAGAAGATCCTTTATACCCAATGACAGGATAAGCTGA
- a CDS encoding pentapeptide repeat-containing protein: MLEEAILRWSEGEPLEGAVFKDETVTDLDMSNVRFDSVQFINCRFISSMFVRTSFYDSILKNCDLSNCDLSNSYWKGTVIQDSKAVGSNFDHGFFRETKFTGGVFNYSNYGGSVWENSVISQCDMREAFLSEAKFKKIRLSKVDFTRTSFFKTPLKNVDLSDCVIDGFSVSDDFRELRGAKLNALQAVGIASMMGIKVV; this comes from the coding sequence ATGCTGGAAGAGGCGATTTTGAGATGGTCCGAGGGAGAGCCTCTGGAAGGGGCTGTTTTCAAAGACGAGACGGTGACCGACCTGGACATGTCAAACGTGAGGTTCGACTCGGTCCAGTTTATAAACTGCCGTTTCATCTCGTCCATGTTCGTGAGGACCAGCTTTTACGATTCTATCCTCAAAAACTGCGACCTGTCGAACTGCGACCTCAGCAACAGCTACTGGAAAGGGACGGTTATCCAGGACAGCAAGGCGGTGGGCAGCAACTTCGACCACGGCTTCTTCAGGGAGACGAAATTTACCGGCGGGGTGTTCAACTACTCCAACTACGGAGGGTCCGTCTGGGAGAACTCCGTCATATCCCAGTGCGACATGAGGGAGGCTTTTCTCTCTGAGGCTAAGTTCAAGAAGATTCGCCTGAGCAAGGTGGACTTCACCAGGACCAGCTTTTTCAAGACGCCTCTCAAGAACGTCGATCTCTCCGACTGCGTCATAGACGGTTTCTCCGTCTCCGACGACTTCAGGGAGCTGAGAGGGGCAAAGCTGAACGCTCTTCAGGCGGTGGGAATCGCCAGCATGATGGGAATAAAGGTGGTCTGA
- a CDS encoding lipopolysaccharide biosynthesis protein, with protein sequence MGRRGVSALVTIFLGRFLAPSDFGLIAMASVFFAFANAVMEAGFSQALIRKKEIFQIDYSTIFFTNIILGAIAYISLFSGARFIAQFYSEPRLILLIRVIGLVVVINSFQIIQIVDLTRRLDFKTQFQVTVPSSFLSGLIAVAMAVSGYGVWSLVAQMILASLITTVSLWRVNLRRPKFEFETSSFLILFGFGSKLFLSGIINLIFQSIYLMVIGRLFSPTVTGYYFFAMKMRDMILEQFLGTIQRVIYPTFSLIQDNDIKLKNGYRKVMQSTGYVIFPLMIFVIVTARPLFAISLNARWNPAIPYMQLLCLAGIMYPLHVINLNILQVKGRSDLFLYLEIIKSIISLTVLLISARYGIMSILIGRIITSILAYLPNSLFSFKLIKYSIKEQLSDILPILGVALFAGTAGHLVETWLMNTAGPFLIFLIQCVVFVGVYFILSWLINLRIQSMLLEIGKRFFEEMIYNGNNPS encoded by the coding sequence TTGGGTCGTCGTGGTGTGAGTGCTCTAGTTACGATCTTTTTAGGAAGGTTTTTGGCCCCTAGCGACTTTGGTCTAATTGCTATGGCATCTGTCTTTTTTGCTTTTGCTAACGCAGTCATGGAAGCAGGTTTTAGTCAAGCCCTAATAAGAAAGAAGGAGATATTTCAAATAGACTACTCAACTATTTTTTTTACGAATATTATTCTTGGTGCTATCGCTTATATATCCTTGTTCTCTGGCGCTAGATTTATAGCTCAATTTTATAGCGAGCCTAGACTGATTCTACTTATAAGAGTCATAGGCCTTGTAGTTGTTATCAATTCTTTTCAAATAATCCAAATAGTTGATTTGACTAGACGGCTCGATTTTAAGACTCAATTTCAAGTAACTGTCCCATCTAGCTTTTTATCTGGTTTGATAGCTGTTGCTATGGCAGTATCGGGATACGGTGTTTGGAGTCTTGTTGCTCAAATGATCTTAGCCTCACTCATTACGACTGTATCTCTTTGGCGGGTAAATTTACGTAGGCCTAAATTTGAATTTGAAACTAGTTCTTTTTTGATTTTATTTGGTTTTGGTTCTAAGTTATTCTTGTCAGGGATCATTAACTTAATATTTCAAAGCATATATCTAATGGTTATTGGCAGACTTTTCTCTCCTACGGTTACTGGTTATTATTTTTTTGCTATGAAAATGCGTGATATGATCTTGGAACAGTTTTTGGGGACTATTCAAAGAGTAATCTATCCTACTTTTTCTTTAATTCAAGATAATGACATTAAACTCAAAAATGGCTACAGAAAAGTAATGCAAAGCACTGGATATGTCATTTTTCCTCTCATGATATTCGTGATTGTTACAGCAAGACCTTTGTTCGCTATTTCCTTGAATGCTAGATGGAACCCTGCGATTCCTTATATGCAGTTACTCTGTTTAGCCGGAATAATGTACCCTCTTCATGTTATTAACTTAAATATATTGCAAGTCAAGGGTCGATCAGATTTATTTTTATACCTAGAAATAATTAAAAGTATAATAAGCTTAACTGTATTACTGATAAGCGCAAGGTATGGTATCATGTCTATTTTGATTGGGCGAATAATTACATCTATACTAGCCTACTTGCCTAATAGCTTATTTTCGTTTAAATTGATAAAATATTCAATAAAAGAACAATTAAGCGACATCTTGCCTATTTTAGGCGTCGCTTTGTTTGCAGGAACTGCTGGACACCTAGTAGAAACGTGGCTCATGAATACGGCAGGACCGTTTTTGATTTTTCTAATTCAATGTGTGGTTTTTGTCGGAGTATATTTTATTTTATCCTGGCTCATAAACTTACGGATACAATCTATGCTATTAGAGATAGGGAAGAGGTTTTTTGAGGAGATGATTTACAATGGTAACAATCCATCCTAG
- a CDS encoding GNAT family N-acetyltransferase → MGRVEPLRILALTGVEPAGRPDNTDSIRCRDMAAHALTSLGHTVVSMDIAPEDMEDLPSLKDKILDKRCHVALNFFEGFSTSSEQEVCFASLLEEIMPFTGNGAKTLRICLDKEAVRERLMERSVAVPDGFSVKDPSAPRLQELSFPLFLKPTSEDGSVGIGELSLVSDKDELNKSIIGMLQDFPQGITVESFIDGPEYSVGLLGDYPYRALPVSCIDYGRYPDLPPYLGYDSKWDPASLSYSISPTIGEVAPEKEAKIVDLARAAGKALDCRGPFRVDMRERDGGFFVLDVNPNPDLNDDSGFLRQCRKAGLNLPELMDGLVRSALVRRLTDMGRETGAFSTDEVQVLEEVLSAWAEAPDQDYSLLIGDGPEGIWGFVIYGRTAMTDFSWDLYWIVVDRASQGKGRGKKLVKDLESELLSQGDRAIVRVETSGQEAYRYQRDFYSSTGFDECGRIRDFYHSGDDLVIYCRYLDGEGL, encoded by the coding sequence ATGGGCCGTGTCGAGCCATTGAGGATCTTGGCCTTAACAGGGGTGGAGCCAGCCGGTAGGCCGGACAACACCGACTCCATAAGGTGCAGGGACATGGCGGCTCATGCCCTCACGTCCCTGGGGCATACTGTTGTATCAATGGACATAGCCCCTGAGGACATGGAGGACCTGCCTTCCCTGAAGGATAAAATACTGGACAAAAGGTGTCACGTGGCGCTCAACTTCTTCGAGGGTTTTTCCACCTCATCGGAACAGGAGGTGTGTTTCGCCTCCCTTCTGGAGGAGATCATGCCTTTCACCGGCAACGGTGCCAAGACACTGAGGATATGCCTCGACAAGGAGGCGGTCAGGGAGAGGCTGATGGAGAGATCTGTGGCCGTTCCCGACGGCTTTTCCGTGAAAGATCCCTCCGCCCCAAGGCTGCAAGAGCTCTCGTTTCCGCTGTTTCTGAAGCCCACATCGGAGGACGGAAGCGTCGGCATAGGCGAGCTATCTCTGGTATCCGACAAAGATGAGCTAAATAAATCCATCATCGGAATGCTTCAGGACTTCCCCCAGGGGATCACTGTGGAGTCCTTTATCGACGGGCCGGAATATTCGGTTGGGCTGCTGGGGGATTATCCCTACAGGGCCCTTCCGGTGTCCTGCATAGATTACGGCAGATATCCCGACCTGCCACCCTATCTGGGGTACGATTCCAAGTGGGATCCGGCAAGCCTCTCCTATTCCATCTCCCCCACTATCGGGGAGGTTGCACCGGAGAAAGAGGCCAAGATCGTCGATCTGGCTAGGGCGGCGGGGAAGGCTCTGGACTGCCGAGGCCCCTTCAGGGTCGACATGAGGGAGAGGGACGGGGGATTTTTCGTCCTGGACGTCAACCCCAATCCCGACCTGAACGACGACAGCGGCTTTCTGAGACAGTGCAGAAAGGCCGGTTTAAACCTGCCGGAGCTTATGGATGGGCTGGTCAGGTCCGCCTTGGTGAGGAGACTGACCGATATGGGCAGGGAAACAGGGGCCTTTTCGACCGACGAGGTCCAGGTGTTGGAGGAGGTGCTGTCGGCGTGGGCGGAGGCCCCCGACCAGGACTATTCTCTGTTGATCGGGGATGGACCTGAGGGAATATGGGGGTTCGTCATTTACGGCAGGACCGCCATGACCGATTTTTCCTGGGACCTCTACTGGATAGTGGTGGACAGGGCCAGCCAGGGTAAGGGAAGAGGCAAAAAGCTGGTGAAGGACCTGGAATCGGAGCTTCTATCCCAGGGAGACAGAGCCATCGTCCGGGTGGAGACCTCCGGCCAGGAGGCCTACCGATACCAGAGGGATTTCTACAGTTCCACCGGCTTCGACGAATGCGGCAGGATCAGGGATTTCTATCACAGCGGGGACGACCTAGTCATTTACTGTCGTTATCTGGACGGAGAGGGGCTTTAG
- the ablA gene encoding lysine 2,3-aminomutase, whose protein sequence is MRAYHRPEIWKDVEDRDWNDWRWQLSHRVTEATTLGKVIDLSDDEIEALDRSLHLLRMAITPYYASLIDPHDPGCPIRMQAVPTLAETYTAPEDLLDPLREDSHSPVRGLTHRYPDRCIMLVTDQCSMYCRHCTRRRFAGEKDRPMEKRAMEACLDYIRRTPVLRDVLVTGGDPLTLENGILEWLLGELRSIPHVEIIRIGTRIPAVLPQRITAKLCSMLKKYHPLWINVHFNHPKELTEEAGRALEMLADSGIPLGNQSVLLKGVNDCPYIFRELNQGLLKHRVRPYYIYQCDLSQGISHFRTSVGKGLEIMEFLRGHTSGLAVPTFVVDAPGGGGKIPVMPQYLISQSDRKVLLRNFEGVITAYTEPEDDRSVCHDNCHDICARQKNFSREGLASLFTGERPSLEPRDLERSKRQNRPD, encoded by the coding sequence ATGAGGGCCTATCATCGCCCAGAGATATGGAAGGACGTGGAGGACAGGGACTGGAACGATTGGAGGTGGCAACTGTCCCACAGGGTCACAGAGGCCACGACGCTCGGGAAGGTCATAGACCTCTCCGACGACGAGATCGAGGCGCTGGACCGCTCCCTTCACCTTCTGAGGATGGCCATAACCCCCTACTACGCCAGCCTAATCGACCCTCATGATCCTGGATGTCCCATAAGGATGCAGGCGGTTCCGACCCTGGCGGAAACCTACACCGCGCCGGAGGACCTGCTCGACCCACTCAGGGAGGACAGTCACTCTCCCGTTCGAGGTCTGACCCATCGTTACCCGGACAGATGTATAATGCTGGTGACCGATCAGTGCTCTATGTACTGTCGCCACTGCACCAGGCGGAGGTTCGCCGGGGAGAAGGACCGCCCGATGGAGAAAAGGGCCATGGAGGCGTGTCTGGACTATATCCGCAGGACCCCGGTTCTGCGGGACGTCCTGGTCACAGGGGGAGATCCTCTGACGCTGGAGAACGGCATCCTCGAATGGCTTTTAGGCGAGCTTCGGTCCATCCCCCACGTGGAGATAATCCGAATAGGGACCAGGATTCCAGCGGTGCTGCCTCAGAGAATCACAGCCAAGCTATGTTCTATGCTGAAGAAATACCACCCTCTGTGGATAAACGTACACTTCAACCACCCGAAAGAGCTGACCGAGGAGGCCGGCAGGGCCCTTGAGATGCTGGCCGATTCTGGTATCCCCTTGGGGAATCAGTCGGTGCTGCTTAAGGGGGTCAACGACTGCCCCTATATCTTCAGGGAGCTAAATCAGGGTCTGCTCAAACACAGGGTCAGACCGTACTACATATATCAGTGCGACCTCTCCCAGGGCATATCCCACTTCAGGACCTCCGTCGGTAAGGGCCTGGAGATAATGGAGTTCCTCCGTGGACACACATCGGGCTTGGCGGTTCCCACCTTCGTGGTCGACGCCCCTGGAGGAGGGGGGAAAATACCGGTCATGCCCCAATACCTAATATCCCAGTCGGACCGAAAGGTCCTGCTTAGGAACTTCGAGGGGGTCATCACAGCCTACACCGAGCCGGAGGACGACAGGAGCGTATGTCACGATAACTGTCACGACATATGCGCAAGACAGAAGAACTTCTCCAGAGAGGGTCTGGCCTCCCTTTTCACAGGTGAGCGTCCCTCATTGGAGCCCAGAGACCTGGAGAGGAGCAAAAGACAGAATCGGCCCGACTGA
- a CDS encoding acyl carrier protein translates to MELSKKINLISEALDTDVELAPETLLGSIDEWDSMGTIAVIAMLDRHFDVRLTAEQLAEVKSVSDILAFMSEKE, encoded by the coding sequence ATGGAACTGTCTAAAAAGATTAACCTTATATCCGAAGCCCTTGATACCGATGTCGAGTTGGCCCCCGAGACCCTTTTAGGGTCCATCGACGAGTGGGATTCTATGGGAACTATCGCCGTAATCGCCATGCTGGATCGTCATTTTGACGTTAGACTAACGGCGGAACAGCTCGCCGAGGTAAAGTCAGTATCGGACATACTGGCCTTCATGTCGGAGAAAGAATAA
- a CDS encoding ATP-grasp domain-containing protein: MNELLEPPGSVPLFPSPKKVAIVCNLRPEGLEGQSDVFEEYDSYATVESLARELESLGFEPVFIEQNHNFLQTISANRPDFVFNLAEGLGSFRGRESQIPSILESLGIPFTGSDSVSLAISLDKLLTHRNLSAGGIPVPAMRCFKTETDLLGLDEIFQEYSSWIVKPRWEGSSKGVFNDSLSSSPDDMAEKIRRIWSMYGQPALAESFLPGGEYTVGVVGNGSPRVIGMMRISCPSQEEGPFIYSLENKRAWEGRILYQGPETIEPELRSILEGSALKAFSVLELRDVSRIDFRLDDMGIPRVIDVNPLPGMSPSYSDLPILCRLSGSSYGDLVRVILEESLSRNGMTMPEVQRWAVSSH; the protein is encoded by the coding sequence ATGAACGAACTTCTGGAACCTCCCGGTTCCGTCCCTCTTTTCCCCTCTCCGAAGAAAGTGGCTATCGTATGCAACCTCCGCCCGGAGGGCTTAGAAGGCCAAAGCGACGTCTTCGAGGAGTACGACTCCTACGCAACGGTGGAATCCCTCGCTCGGGAGCTTGAGTCCCTCGGTTTCGAGCCGGTGTTTATCGAGCAAAACCACAATTTCCTTCAGACCATATCCGCAAATCGTCCTGACTTCGTCTTTAACCTGGCGGAAGGGCTTGGATCCTTCCGAGGCAGAGAGTCTCAGATTCCGTCTATTCTGGAGAGCCTGGGCATCCCCTTCACCGGATCTGATTCGGTGTCCTTGGCCATATCGCTGGACAAGCTTCTGACCCACAGAAACCTTTCGGCAGGGGGGATTCCGGTCCCAGCCATGAGATGCTTTAAAACCGAGACAGACCTGCTGGGGCTGGACGAGATTTTCCAGGAATACAGCTCGTGGATAGTTAAACCTAGGTGGGAGGGCTCGTCCAAAGGGGTCTTCAACGACTCTTTGTCCAGTAGCCCCGACGATATGGCGGAGAAAATCAGGCGAATATGGTCCATGTATGGCCAGCCAGCTCTTGCCGAGTCATTCCTGCCAGGCGGAGAGTACACAGTTGGGGTGGTGGGCAACGGTTCCCCAAGGGTGATCGGCATGATGAGGATCTCCTGTCCTTCACAGGAAGAGGGGCCGTTTATCTATTCCCTGGAGAACAAGAGGGCCTGGGAGGGCCGCATCCTTTACCAGGGGCCCGAGACCATAGAGCCAGAGCTGAGGTCGATACTCGAGGGCTCAGCCCTAAAAGCGTTCTCCGTCCTGGAGCTCCGGGACGTGTCCAGGATCGACTTCAGGCTTGACGACATGGGAATACCCAGGGTGATAGACGTCAATCCCCTGCCTGGAATGTCCCCTTCCTACAGCGATCTTCCCATACTGTGTCGCCTGAGCGGCTCCAGCTACGGAGATCTAGTTAGGGTTATTTTGGAGGAATCTCTGAGCAGAAACGGGATGACCATGCCGGAGGTCCAAAGATGGGCCGTGTCGAGCCATTGA
- a CDS encoding glycosyltransferase, producing the protein MVTIHPRKAKKRTQEEIISNWKYLDPPLVSICCITYNHRPYIRDAIEGFLMQETFFPFEIIIHDDASTDGTADIVRFYAKRYPLIIKPIYQIENKCSKKVDIFSSYVWPASRGIFVALCEGDDYWINPFKLQIQIKIMKKTPEIDMSFHRTHVKSFFKNKKSVLPTRYSLKKRFSSEDIFYGFSLQSHTSSLLIRKKSLLFLGKSSFFKKAPVKDFFIKIAGAHRGGSVFIDKIMSCYRLGTDGSWSRRMQYPQKVEDYGRRMLTAIDLCAIELNVKRRPILISKTRVIRNIALFFLKNRSKRTFFYFKLGFKTCGFMFFLDLLFFVINKIWNLTIETGKKISQLSFCVTRKFLSRRIRNISENNISEKR; encoded by the coding sequence ATGGTAACAATCCATCCTAGAAAGGCAAAAAAAAGAACCCAAGAGGAAATCATAAGCAACTGGAAGTACCTGGATCCTCCTTTGGTCAGCATATGTTGTATCACCTATAATCATAGACCATACATAAGAGATGCTATAGAAGGTTTTCTTATGCAAGAAACGTTCTTCCCGTTTGAGATCATAATTCACGATGATGCCTCAACAGATGGAACTGCGGATATCGTTCGGTTTTACGCTAAGAGATACCCTCTGATTATAAAGCCAATTTATCAAATAGAAAATAAATGTTCAAAAAAAGTAGATATTTTCTCCTCTTACGTATGGCCTGCATCACGAGGGATATTTGTCGCCCTCTGTGAAGGAGATGACTATTGGATTAATCCATTTAAACTACAAATTCAAATAAAAATAATGAAAAAAACCCCTGAAATTGACATGAGTTTTCATCGCACTCATGTAAAATCTTTTTTTAAAAACAAAAAATCTGTTTTACCTACAAGATATTCATTAAAAAAAAGATTTTCTAGCGAGGATATTTTTTATGGCTTTTCTTTGCAATCTCACACATCCTCTTTGCTTATAAGGAAAAAATCATTGCTTTTTCTGGGTAAAAGTAGTTTTTTTAAAAAGGCACCGGTCAAAGATTTTTTTATAAAAATTGCAGGTGCACACAGGGGAGGCAGTGTTTTTATTGATAAAATAATGTCTTGTTATCGACTTGGAACGGATGGATCTTGGAGTAGACGTATGCAGTATCCCCAAAAAGTCGAGGATTACGGACGAAGAATGTTAACCGCAATTGATTTATGCGCCATAGAACTCAACGTCAAGAGAAGGCCTATTCTTATATCGAAGACAAGAGTAATAAGAAATATAGCTCTGTTTTTTTTAAAAAATAGAAGCAAAAGAACTTTTTTTTATTTTAAACTAGGATTTAAAACATGTGGTTTTATGTTTTTCTTAGATTTACTATTTTTCGTTATAAATAAAATATGGAATTTGACGATTGAAACTGGTAAAAAAATAAGTCAATTGTCTTTTTGTGTAACGAGAAAATTTCTTTCAAGGCGGATCAGAAATATATCGGAAAACAATATTTCTGAAAAAAGGTAA